In Phacochoerus africanus isolate WHEZ1 chromosome 1, ROS_Pafr_v1, whole genome shotgun sequence, the following are encoded in one genomic region:
- the OTOL1 gene encoding otolin-1 → MWMFSWFCAILIILAIAGMDAIAKTTPFTKFTKKSERKEMLKGPKPSSGLPPEEDKSPVTEVAKMAKPTPSPSALGSAFGDATLFPFENFTLDTADFLLNCCDCCSSGPGQKGEPGQTGKPGFKGEAGVIGIPGPPGVVGPQGPKGQKGEKGLKGERGDQGTNGVPGYPGKPGEPGGLGPKGDRGNIGLAGVKGQKGSKGDTCANGTKGDKGDRGAMGAPGLNGEPGAKGEKGEVGDKGYCGDSGERGGKGEKGEVGMKGEKGSKGDTGTEGKRGPEGPPGAKGDLGIKGEKGELGPPGLVGPAGPKGELGSKGVRGSIGKKGSRGLKGSKGEVARVPRSAFSATLSKPFPPPNTPIKFDKVLYNDQGNYSPVTGKFNCSVPGAYVFSYHVTVRGRPAQISLVAWNRKQFKSRETLYGHEIDQTSLLIILKLRAGDQVWLEVSKDWNGVYVSAEDDSIFTGFLLYPEENPGISP, encoded by the exons ATGTGGATGTTTTCTTGGTTTtgtgccattttaattattttggctaTTGCTGGTATGGATGCAATAGCAAAGACCACACCTTTTACCAAATTCACGAAGAAATCTGAGAGAAAAGAGATGCTGAAGGGTCCAAAGCCATCTAGTGGCCTACCTCCAGAAGAAGACAAAAGCCCTGTCACAGAAGTGGCCAAAATGGCAAAACCAACCCCTAGTCCTTCAGCCCTCGGTTCTGCCTTTGGTGATGCCACCCTCTTTCCCTTTGAAAACTTCACTCTGGACACGGCTGATTTCCTCTTGAACTGCTGTGATTGTTGTTCATCTGGACCAGGGCAAAAAGGAGAACCCGGACAGACTGGAAAGCCag GTTTTAAGGGAGAGGCTGGTGTTATAGGGATCCCAGGGCCACCAGGAGTTGTTGGACCCCAAGGTCCAAAAGgccagaaaggagagaagg GACTTAAGGGAGAACGTGGGGACCAAGGAACAAATGGAGTTCCAGGGTACCCAGGAAAACCTGGAGAACCAG gtggACTTGGTCCTAAGGGGGATAGAGGCAACATCGGACTGGCAGGAGTGAAAGGACAGAAAGGCTCAAAGGGGGACACATGTGCCAACGGTACCAAAGGAGATAAAGGAGATCGAGGGGCTATGGGTGCACCAGGCTTGAACGGAGAGCCTGGGGCCAAGGGAGAGAAGGGTGAGGTGGGAGATAAGGGCTACTGTGGAGATTCTGGGGAGAGgggggggaaaggagaaaaaggtgaAGTGGgcatgaaaggagaaaaaggtagTAAAGGAGATACTGGAACAGAAGGCAAAAGAGGCCCAGAGGGCCCACCTGGGGCCAAAGGTGATCTAGGAATtaagggagaaaagggagagtTGGGTCCTCCTGGCCTTGTGGGACCTGCAGGGCCGAAGGGTGAGCTCGGGAGCAAAGGTGTCCGCGGGTCTATTGGGAAGAAGGGCTCCCGGGGGCTCAAGGGCTCCAAGGGGGAGGTGGCCAGAGTTCCCCGGTCGGCTTTCAGTGCCACTTTATCCAAgcctttccctccccccaacacccctATCAAATTTGACAAGGTTCTCTATAATGACCAAGGGAATTACAGCCCTGTTACTGGGAAATTTAACTGTAGTGTTCCTGGGGCATATGTTTTTTCCTACCATGTCACTGTGAGGGGCCGACCCGCTCAGATCAGCCTAGTGGCTTGGAATAGGAAGCAGTTCAAGTCTAGAGAAACGCTCTATGGTCATGAGATAGACCAGACCTCTCTCCTTATCATCCTGAAATTAAGAGCAGGGGACCAAGTCTGGCTGGAAGTTTCAAAAGATTGGAATGGGGTGTATGTCAGTGCTGAGGATGACAGCATTTTTACTGGGTTCCTTTTGTACCCAGAGGAAAATCCTGGAATTTCACCATAA